A genome region from Microbacterium sp. CGR2 includes the following:
- a CDS encoding DUF808 domain-containing protein has translation MSVGLLAVVDDILSAAMKASAKAAGVVIDDAAVTPQYVQGITPARELPVVGKIALGSLANKFLIIIPVALLLTAFAPGVLPYLLVLGGAYLCFEGAEKVLEWFGMQHGHADESVRDEKKLVFGAIRTDLILSTEIMLISLASLEKGLDFWSTLAILAVIALMMTGVVYGAVALLVKIDDIGLKMAKNPVQRVRHTGTRIVRSMPAVFRFISILGTVAMLWVGGHLVLVNLGEVGVHFGADILHSIEHFLEPLGGVIVWIGDTLFSAIAGLVFGLIIVGIVLGIGRMLGKKPNFHEGEESPAAVHV, from the coding sequence ATGTCGGTTGGATTGCTTGCCGTCGTCGACGATATTCTGAGCGCCGCGATGAAGGCCTCGGCGAAAGCCGCAGGCGTCGTGATCGACGACGCCGCCGTGACCCCGCAGTACGTGCAGGGCATCACGCCAGCCCGTGAGCTTCCGGTCGTCGGGAAGATCGCCCTGGGCTCGCTCGCGAACAAGTTCCTCATCATCATCCCGGTGGCGCTGCTGCTGACCGCGTTCGCCCCGGGTGTGCTGCCCTACCTGCTGGTGCTCGGTGGCGCGTACCTCTGCTTCGAGGGCGCCGAGAAGGTGCTGGAGTGGTTCGGCATGCAGCACGGCCACGCCGACGAGAGCGTGCGCGATGAGAAGAAGCTCGTCTTCGGTGCGATACGCACCGACCTCATCCTGTCGACCGAGATCATGCTCATCTCGCTCGCCAGCCTCGAGAAGGGCCTCGACTTCTGGTCGACGCTGGCGATTCTCGCCGTCATCGCCCTGATGATGACGGGTGTCGTCTACGGCGCGGTCGCCCTGCTGGTCAAGATCGACGACATCGGGCTGAAGATGGCGAAGAACCCGGTGCAGCGCGTGCGGCACACCGGCACGCGAATCGTACGTTCGATGCCGGCGGTGTTCCGGTTCATCAGCATCCTCGGCACGGTGGCCATGCTCTGGGTCGGTGGCCACCTCGTGCTCGTGAACCTCGGCGAGGTCGGTGTGCACTTCGGTGCCGACATCCTGCACAGCATCGAGCACTTCCTCGAGCCGCTCGGCGGCGTCATCGTCTGGATCGGAGACACCCTGTTCTCGGCGATCGCAGGCCTCGTGTTCGGGCTGATCATCGTCGGCATCGTGCTCGGCATCGGACGGATGCTGGGCAAGAAGCCGAACTTCCACGAGGGCGAGGAGTCTCCCGCCGCCGTGCACGTCTGA
- a CDS encoding antitoxin MazE-like protein encodes MTVRTRVAEYRRRMRERGLRPVQVWVPDVRTPSFAAEARRQSEMVAAGRQAHEEQTYVESISAPWDDE; translated from the coding sequence ATGACCGTGAGAACCCGCGTCGCCGAGTACCGGCGTCGAATGCGCGAACGTGGGCTGCGACCTGTCCAGGTATGGGTACCCGACGTGCGGACTCCCTCTTTCGCAGCCGAGGCGCGGCGCCAGAGCGAGATGGTGGCAGCGGGGCGTCAGGCTCACGAAGAGCAGACCTACGTCGAGTCGATCTCGGCTCCGTGGGACGACGAGTGA
- a CDS encoding glycoside hydrolase family 130 protein, with protein MFTGASFPLGPFTPYANNPIMRPRGDSWESANLYNPAALVDGDEVVLLYRAHADDIISHIGIARSRDGVNFTREDAPILSPSEDYERFGCEDPRIALIDGTYYLTYTGWDRRSAQLCLATSTDLRTWTKHGPLFDDFDTFKTMDPRGFNWSKAGVIVPQKMHGKWWMYFGEGAIYWATSDDLIHWTPGTTDTEPMYSPTPGTWDEALVEIGTSPVLADNGLLVFLTNGATRTVHDDGSVDVDYRCGQIAIDPDEPTKVIARLQEPWLRPQTFEDMNGLVSNVTFVEGLVKFQRKWFAYYGQSDTTLAVAIYDPTEPWGRALRDSAPAGSGESSGSGEE; from the coding sequence ATGTTCACCGGAGCCTCCTTCCCTCTCGGTCCGTTCACCCCGTATGCGAACAACCCGATCATGCGACCGCGCGGCGACAGCTGGGAGTCAGCCAACCTCTACAACCCCGCCGCTCTCGTCGACGGCGACGAGGTCGTGCTGCTGTACCGGGCGCACGCCGACGACATCATCTCCCACATCGGCATCGCCCGGTCGCGCGACGGAGTGAACTTCACGAGAGAGGATGCGCCGATCCTGTCGCCGTCCGAGGACTACGAGCGATTCGGGTGCGAAGATCCGCGCATCGCACTCATCGACGGGACGTACTACCTCACCTACACCGGATGGGACCGGCGCAGCGCCCAGCTGTGCCTGGCGACCTCGACCGACCTGCGCACCTGGACGAAGCACGGCCCGCTCTTCGACGACTTCGACACGTTCAAGACCATGGACCCACGCGGGTTCAACTGGTCGAAGGCCGGCGTGATCGTGCCGCAGAAGATGCACGGCAAATGGTGGATGTACTTCGGGGAGGGCGCCATCTACTGGGCGACCAGCGACGACCTCATCCACTGGACTCCCGGCACGACGGACACCGAGCCGATGTACTCGCCGACACCGGGCACGTGGGACGAGGCGCTCGTCGAGATCGGCACATCGCCGGTTCTCGCCGACAACGGGTTGCTGGTGTTCCTCACCAACGGCGCCACCCGGACCGTGCACGACGACGGCTCCGTCGACGTCGACTACCGTTGCGGCCAGATCGCCATCGACCCGGACGAGCCGACGAAGGTGATCGCCCGTCTGCAGGAGCCGTGGCTGCGTCCGCAGACCTTCGAGGACATGAATGGGCTGGTGTCGAACGTGACTTTCGTGGAGGGACTCGTGAAGTTCCAACGCAAGTGGTTCGCCTACTACGGGCAGTCCGACACGACGCTGGCGGTCGCCATCTACGACCCGACCGAGCCGTGGGGTCGCGCGCTCCGGGATTCGGCGCCGGCCGGCAGCGGCGAGTCTTCCGGCAGCGGCGAGGAGTGA
- a CDS encoding alpha/beta fold hydrolase, whose amino-acid sequence MAVSLSDLTSMPEPQQVYAPDGTRLATYTWGELDAPVVVAVHGFASNARDNWGLTGWVRELTRAGYRVLALDQRGHGHSAKPHEPGGYGIRTLVTDVETVMDTYLVDDAFYLGYSLGARVGWEVVRDLPHRIGRAVLGGVPDGIPLARLNLDQVRAYIADGTPVTDTTTQNYITLTERVPGNDLQALVALAEGMRASGTIDPDPEDAPTRPILFATGSKDGIIEGSRALASAAADGRFFEIPGRNHFNAPGSRDFKAAALAFLAEA is encoded by the coding sequence GTGGCAGTCTCTCTCTCCGACCTGACCAGCATGCCGGAACCGCAGCAGGTGTACGCCCCCGACGGCACTCGCCTTGCGACCTACACCTGGGGTGAACTCGACGCTCCTGTCGTCGTCGCCGTGCACGGCTTCGCTTCGAACGCCCGCGACAACTGGGGGCTCACCGGCTGGGTGCGCGAGCTCACCCGTGCCGGGTACCGGGTGCTCGCCCTCGACCAGCGCGGCCATGGGCACAGCGCGAAGCCGCACGAGCCGGGCGGATATGGCATCCGCACGCTCGTCACCGACGTCGAGACCGTCATGGACACGTACCTCGTCGACGATGCCTTCTATCTCGGCTACTCGCTGGGCGCCCGCGTCGGCTGGGAAGTGGTGCGCGATCTTCCGCATCGCATCGGCCGCGCGGTGCTCGGCGGCGTGCCCGACGGCATCCCGCTCGCGAGGCTGAACCTCGATCAGGTGCGGGCGTACATCGCCGACGGCACGCCCGTCACCGACACGACCACGCAGAACTACATCACGCTGACCGAGCGGGTGCCGGGGAACGACCTGCAGGCCCTCGTCGCGCTGGCGGAGGGCATGCGGGCGTCGGGCACGATCGACCCGGATCCGGAGGATGCCCCCACCCGCCCGATCCTGTTCGCGACCGGCTCGAAGGACGGGATCATCGAAGGCTCACGCGCCCTTGCATCCGCCGCGGCGGACGGCCGCTTCTTCGAGATCCCGGGTCGGAACCACTTCAACGCCCCCGGCTCACGCGACTTCAAGGCCGCGGCGTTGGCGTTCCTCGCCGAGGCCTGA
- a CDS encoding type II toxin-antitoxin system PemK/MazF family toxin, whose protein sequence is MIRGELWTVAGGVYASKPRPALILQDDVFSGTDSVTVLPLTTKLVDAPLLRIRIPKGDINGLERDSDVMVDKMTIVRRQNVTARVGRLTASELAEIERSSMVFLGLAR, encoded by the coding sequence GTGATCCGAGGAGAACTCTGGACCGTCGCAGGCGGCGTATACGCATCCAAACCCCGCCCTGCGCTGATCCTTCAAGACGATGTCTTCTCCGGAACCGATTCCGTGACGGTCCTCCCGCTCACGACGAAACTCGTGGATGCGCCGCTCCTGCGCATCCGCATCCCGAAGGGAGACATCAACGGATTGGAGCGCGACAGCGACGTGATGGTGGACAAGATGACCATCGTGCGTCGACAGAACGTGACTGCTCGCGTCGGCAGATTGACGGCGTCGGAGCTGGCCGAGATCGAGCGCTCGTCGATGGTTTTCCTCGGGCTGGCGCGCTGA
- the msrB gene encoding peptide-methionine (R)-S-oxide reductase MsrB produces MSNDHGKTAEAINALTPTQYKITQQDGTEPPFRNAYWDNHDDGIYVDVVSGEPLFSSTDKFESGTGWPSFTKPIEADAVTTKTDRTLWMQRTEARSARADSHLGHVFDDGPRDAGGLRYCMNSAALRFIPADRLEEEGYGRYSRLFDPSTGDTTHTNTSEELS; encoded by the coding sequence ATGTCGAACGACCACGGCAAGACCGCCGAGGCGATCAACGCCCTCACCCCCACCCAGTACAAGATCACGCAGCAGGACGGCACGGAGCCACCGTTCCGGAACGCGTACTGGGACAACCACGACGACGGCATCTACGTGGACGTCGTCTCGGGCGAGCCGCTGTTCTCGTCGACCGACAAGTTCGAGAGCGGAACCGGTTGGCCGAGCTTCACCAAGCCCATCGAGGCGGATGCCGTCACCACCAAGACCGACCGGACCCTGTGGATGCAGCGCACCGAGGCGCGTTCGGCGCGCGCCGACAGCCACCTGGGGCACGTCTTCGATGACGGGCCCCGCGACGCAGGCGGACTGCGGTACTGCATGAACTCCGCCGCCCTCCGATTCATCCCGGCAGACAGGCTCGAGGAAGAGGGGTACGGTCGCTACAGCCGTCTCTTCGACCCGAGCACCGGAGACACCACCCACACCAACACCTCTGAGGAGCTGTCATGA
- a CDS encoding catalase, producing MTKPNTTTQTGTPAPSDAHSLTVGADGPTVLHDRYLVEKLASFNRERVPERNPHAKGGGAFGEFVVTEDVSAYTRAAAFQPGAKSETLLRFSSVAGEQGSPDTWRDVRGFALRFYTTEGNLDIVGNNTPTFFLRDAMKFPDFIHSQKRLGDSGLRNSDMQWDFWTLSPETAHQVTYLMGDRGLPRSWRHMNGYGSHTYQWVNAAGERFWVQYHFLSHQGVEAMGAAEAEQLAGSDADFYRRDLFDAIRRGEHPSWDVYVQIMPYEEAKEYRFNPFDLTKTWSKKDYPRIKVGTFTLNRNPENFFAEIEQAAFSPGNQVPGTGISPDKMLMARVFAYSDAQRYRIGANYNQLPVNQPHATEVRNYMHEGQMQYKFNPAEHRVYTPNSFGAAGGPEADPAAGVEASWESDGELMRTAATLHLDDDDFGQAGTLYRTVFDDEQRARFLETLTGQGRSITIDEIRERFFQYWTNVDAALGESLRRTV from the coding sequence ATGACGAAACCGAACACCACCACCCAGACCGGCACCCCGGCACCGAGCGACGCGCATTCGCTCACCGTCGGCGCCGACGGCCCCACCGTCCTCCACGACCGCTACCTGGTCGAGAAGCTCGCCTCGTTCAACCGCGAGCGCGTGCCGGAGCGCAACCCGCACGCGAAGGGCGGCGGCGCCTTCGGCGAGTTCGTCGTCACGGAAGACGTCTCGGCATACACCCGCGCCGCAGCCTTCCAGCCTGGGGCCAAGAGCGAGACCCTGCTGCGATTCTCGTCGGTCGCCGGCGAACAGGGCTCCCCCGACACCTGGCGCGACGTGCGCGGCTTCGCGTTGCGCTTCTACACGACCGAGGGCAACCTCGACATCGTCGGCAACAACACCCCGACGTTCTTCCTGCGCGACGCCATGAAGTTCCCGGACTTCATCCACTCGCAGAAGCGCCTCGGCGACTCCGGCCTGCGCAACTCCGACATGCAGTGGGACTTCTGGACGCTGTCGCCGGAGACCGCCCACCAGGTCACCTACCTCATGGGCGACCGCGGGCTCCCCCGCAGCTGGCGCCACATGAACGGGTACGGCTCGCACACCTACCAGTGGGTCAACGCCGCGGGCGAGCGCTTCTGGGTGCAGTACCACTTCCTCTCCCACCAGGGCGTGGAGGCCATGGGCGCCGCCGAAGCCGAGCAGCTCGCCGGATCGGACGCCGACTTCTACCGTCGCGACCTGTTCGACGCGATCCGCCGCGGCGAGCACCCCTCCTGGGACGTCTACGTGCAGATCATGCCGTACGAGGAGGCCAAGGAGTACCGCTTCAACCCGTTCGACCTCACCAAGACCTGGTCGAAGAAGGATTACCCGCGCATCAAGGTCGGCACGTTCACGCTGAACCGCAACCCGGAGAACTTCTTCGCCGAGATCGAGCAGGCCGCGTTCTCCCCCGGCAACCAGGTTCCCGGCACGGGCATCTCGCCCGACAAGATGCTGATGGCCCGTGTCTTCGCGTACTCCGACGCGCAGCGCTACCGCATCGGCGCGAACTACAACCAGCTGCCGGTGAACCAGCCGCATGCGACCGAAGTGCGCAACTACATGCACGAGGGTCAGATGCAGTACAAGTTCAACCCGGCCGAGCACCGCGTGTACACGCCGAACTCCTTCGGCGCTGCCGGCGGACCTGAGGCCGATCCGGCCGCCGGCGTCGAGGCGAGCTGGGAGTCCGACGGCGAGCTGATGCGCACCGCGGCGACCCTGCACCTCGACGACGACGACTTCGGCCAGGCCGGAACGCTTTACCGCACCGTCTTCGACGACGAGCAGCGCGCCCGGTTCCTCGAGACCCTGACCGGTCAGGGTCGCTCGATCACGATCGACGAGATCCGCGAGCGCTTCTTCCAGTACTGGACGAACGTGGATGCTGCACTCGGAGAGTCGCTGCGCCGCACCGTCTGA
- a CDS encoding Fur family transcriptional regulator produces METVLDSALREAGLKVTAGRVAVLEALDSLPHTDAERIFHTVSDGLPTTSIQSVHNILSDLTAAGLLRRIEPAGSAALYERRIGDNHHHVVCTSCGAVGDVDCVTGEAPCLTPSSAGGFTVQTAEVTFWGLCPSCQNVAQ; encoded by the coding sequence ATGGAAACGGTACTCGACTCGGCACTTCGCGAAGCCGGATTGAAGGTCACCGCAGGACGGGTCGCCGTCCTCGAGGCGCTCGACTCCCTGCCGCACACCGACGCCGAGCGGATCTTCCACACCGTGTCCGACGGGCTGCCGACCACGTCGATCCAGTCGGTGCACAACATCCTGTCCGATCTGACCGCGGCGGGCCTCCTCCGCCGAATCGAACCGGCGGGTTCCGCAGCTCTCTACGAGCGCCGCATCGGCGACAACCACCACCACGTCGTGTGCACCTCATGCGGCGCCGTCGGCGACGTCGACTGCGTGACCGGAGAAGCACCATGCCTGACCCCGTCTTCCGCCGGGGGATTCACCGTCCAGACAGCCGAAGTCACCTTCTGGGGTCTCTGCCCCAGCTGCCAGAACGTCGCTCAGTAG
- the msrA gene encoding peptide-methionine (S)-S-oxide reductase MsrA: MTDTGTITRTPGTETAVLAGGCFWGMEDLIRRQPGVLSTRVGYAGGTNDHATYRNHPGHAEAVEIVFDPSKTSYRDILAFFFQIHDPSTLNRQGNDIGSSYRSAIFPLTPEQETVARDTIADVDASGLWPAKAVTTIEPEGPFWEAEPEHQDYLIRYPNGYTCHFPRAGWVLPKREDATV, encoded by the coding sequence ATGACCGACACCGGAACCATCACCCGCACCCCCGGCACCGAGACGGCCGTCCTCGCCGGCGGCTGTTTCTGGGGCATGGAAGACCTGATCCGTCGTCAGCCCGGCGTGCTCAGCACTCGCGTCGGCTACGCCGGCGGCACGAACGACCACGCGACCTACCGCAATCACCCCGGTCACGCGGAGGCCGTCGAGATCGTCTTCGACCCGTCGAAGACCTCGTACCGCGACATTCTGGCGTTCTTCTTCCAGATCCACGACCCGTCGACGCTGAACCGTCAGGGCAACGACATCGGCTCGAGCTACCGCTCGGCGATCTTCCCGCTCACCCCTGAGCAGGAGACCGTCGCCCGCGACACGATCGCCGACGTCGACGCGTCGGGTCTGTGGCCCGCGAAGGCCGTCACCACGATCGAGCCCGAGGGCCCGTTCTGGGAGGCCGAGCCCGAGCATCAGGACTACCTGATCCGCTACCCGAACGGCTACACCTGCCACTTCCCTCGCGCGGGATGGGTGCTGCCCAAGCGGGAGGATGCCACGGTCTGA
- a CDS encoding histidine phosphatase family protein encodes MRADDQTPGRQIPDAPTGKLILLRHGETEWSKSGRHTGLTDIPLTARGEELARRAGALVSDYDFSLVLTSPLLRAQRTAELAGLRAEVDPHLVEWDYGGYEGRTTKDIRAELGYDWSTFTHGVVPGRTPGETVEEVAARASRVLTRVLPAMAEGDVALVAHGHFLRILTAVYLRQAPRFGAQISLDAGSVSVLGFAREQPAILSWNYGPQLPSAPAES; translated from the coding sequence GTGCGTGCAGACGATCAGACACCCGGCAGACAGATTCCCGACGCCCCGACGGGAAAGCTGATCCTCCTTCGCCACGGCGAGACGGAGTGGTCGAAGTCAGGACGGCACACCGGCCTGACCGACATCCCGCTCACCGCGCGCGGGGAGGAGCTGGCACGACGCGCGGGTGCCCTGGTCTCCGACTACGACTTCTCGCTCGTGCTGACCTCTCCGCTGCTGCGCGCTCAGCGGACGGCGGAACTCGCCGGGCTCCGCGCCGAGGTCGACCCGCATCTCGTCGAGTGGGACTACGGCGGGTACGAGGGCCGCACGACGAAGGACATCCGCGCCGAGCTCGGCTATGACTGGAGCACGTTCACGCACGGCGTGGTGCCGGGGCGCACGCCCGGGGAGACCGTGGAGGAGGTCGCCGCACGCGCGTCGCGTGTGCTCACCCGGGTGCTGCCGGCGATGGCCGAGGGCGATGTCGCCCTCGTCGCCCACGGACACTTCTTGCGGATCCTCACGGCCGTATACCTGCGTCAGGCACCACGGTTCGGGGCGCAGATCAGCTTGGATGCCGGATCGGTCTCGGTCCTCGGCTTCGCCCGCGAGCAACCGGCCATCCTGTCGTGGAACTACGGTCCGCAGCTGCCCTCGGCACCGGCGGAGTCCTGA
- a CDS encoding GNAT family N-acetyltransferase yields MTPVQIRDAEPADLPTITEIHNHAVVHTTAIWNEDAVDVDDRAAWLADRTGRGYPVIVAADETGVVGYASYAQWRPHSGYRHTVEHSVYVRGDQRGRGIGTTVMTAIIERARASGIHVMIGGIESANTASIALHERLGFREVGRMPQVGAKFGRWLDLSMLQLTLDDRAAPPVLP; encoded by the coding sequence ATGACCCCCGTGCAGATCAGAGATGCAGAACCCGCCGACCTCCCGACGATCACTGAGATTCACAATCATGCCGTGGTGCACACCACCGCGATCTGGAACGAGGATGCCGTCGACGTCGACGACCGCGCTGCCTGGCTCGCCGACCGCACGGGCCGCGGGTACCCGGTCATCGTCGCGGCAGACGAGACGGGCGTGGTCGGCTATGCGTCCTATGCGCAGTGGCGCCCGCACAGCGGCTACCGGCACACGGTCGAGCATTCGGTGTACGTACGGGGCGACCAGCGCGGGCGCGGCATCGGCACGACAGTCATGACCGCGATCATCGAGCGCGCCCGCGCCTCCGGCATCCACGTCATGATCGGGGGCATCGAAAGCGCGAATACCGCCTCAATCGCACTGCACGAACGGCTGGGGTTCCGCGAAGTCGGACGGATGCCGCAGGTCGGAGCGAAGTTCGGACGATGGCTCGACCTCAGCATGCTCCAGCTCACGCTCGACGACCGGGCTGCACCGCCCGTGCTCCCCTGA
- a CDS encoding carbohydrate ABC transporter permease, producing the protein MMKRRRSLPRILSIVLLTVAAIGFAFPFYFMLIGAFQESPTNSPSELFPTSGWTVDNFVAIDSRIDLAGSLLNSLIFTAGVLLGTVVFGLLAGYAIARLDFRGRGTVWVLMLLVQMVPFQLLMIPLYVQITRSYGLGDSYLGMILPFLINTTAVFIFVQFFKALPVEIFEAARIDGAGEIRLLTSVAIPLIRPVLVTVVLVTFIGPWNEFLWPFLITKDATLQPLAVSLANYISNVAQSTANPNGAILAGATALAFPVVILFIVFQRFFRATDLGAAVKG; encoded by the coding sequence ATGATGAAGCGCCGACGTTCACTGCCCCGCATCCTCAGCATCGTCCTGCTCACGGTCGCGGCCATCGGGTTCGCGTTCCCGTTCTACTTCATGCTGATCGGCGCCTTCCAGGAGAGTCCGACGAACTCTCCCAGCGAGCTCTTCCCCACCAGCGGCTGGACCGTCGACAACTTCGTGGCGATCGACTCGCGCATCGACCTGGCCGGCTCGCTGTTGAACTCTCTCATCTTCACCGCGGGCGTGCTGCTGGGAACCGTGGTCTTCGGCCTGCTCGCCGGGTATGCGATCGCTCGTCTCGACTTCCGCGGACGCGGCACGGTCTGGGTGCTCATGCTGCTGGTGCAGATGGTGCCGTTCCAGCTGCTGATGATTCCGCTCTACGTGCAGATCACTCGCAGCTATGGTCTCGGCGACTCGTATCTCGGCATGATCCTGCCGTTCCTCATCAACACCACGGCGGTGTTCATCTTCGTGCAGTTCTTCAAGGCTCTGCCGGTGGAGATCTTCGAAGCGGCGCGCATCGACGGCGCCGGCGAGATCCGGCTGCTCACCTCGGTCGCGATCCCGCTCATCCGTCCGGTGCTGGTGACGGTCGTCCTCGTCACGTTCATCGGCCCGTGGAACGAGTTCCTCTGGCCGTTCCTCATCACGAAGGATGCGACGCTGCAGCCGCTCGCCGTCTCCCTCGCGAATTACATCTCGAACGTGGCGCAGTCCACGGCCAATCCGAATGGGGCGATCCTCGCCGGAGCCACGGCGCTCGCGTTCCCCGTCGTCATCCTGTTCATCGTCTTCCAACGCTTCTTCCGAGCCACCGACCTCGGCGCGGCCGTCAAAGGCTAG